Proteins from a genomic interval of Shewanella seohaensis:
- a CDS encoding Spy/CpxP family protein refolding chaperone encodes MKTLSPLKAGLFAILASSAVFATTVSAEPGQGCDHPRGEFHKHGDRMGHDGMHRMFEGLDLTDAQKADIKKLFAEQRAARSDNRPTKEERLAHRAEMHALITAANFDEAQAKALMSAQQEKRQAQAIERMKMQNQIYNLLTPEQQAKFKARFEAQAGKEPRG; translated from the coding sequence ATGAAAACATTATCTCCTTTAAAAGCTGGCCTATTTGCCATCTTAGCAAGCTCAGCAGTATTTGCGACGACAGTCAGTGCCGAACCCGGCCAGGGCTGCGATCATCCTCGGGGTGAGTTCCACAAACACGGCGACCGTATGGGCCATGACGGTATGCACAGAATGTTTGAAGGTTTGGATTTAACCGATGCACAAAAGGCTGATATTAAGAAACTGTTCGCCGAGCAACGTGCTGCCCGCAGCGATAATAGACCAACCAAGGAAGAGCGTTTAGCGCACCGCGCCGAGATGCATGCGCTGATCACTGCGGCCAACTTCGATGAGGCGCAAGCTAAGGCATTAATGAGTGCCCAGCAGGAAAAACGCCAAGCTCAAGCGATTGAACGGATGAAGATGCAGAATCAGATCTACAACCTGCTAACGCCTGAGCAACAAGCAAAATTTAAAGCGCGATTTGAAGCACAAGCTGGTAAAGAACCTCGCGGTTAA
- a CDS encoding response regulator — MSRILLIDDDLGLSELLGQLLELEGFKLTLAYDGKQGLELALAGDYDLILLDVMLPKLNGFEVLRALRQHKQTPVLMLTARGDEIDRVVGLEIGADDYLPKPFNDRELIARIRAIIRRSHLTAQEIHATPAQEFGDLRLDPSRQEAYCNEQLIILTGTEFTLLHTLALHAGELMNKEELNEIVLGKKLMPFDRSLDMHLSNLRKKLPERSDGRPRVKTIRGKGYIWLP; from the coding sequence ATGAGTCGGATATTATTAATCGATGATGATCTTGGTTTATCAGAACTTCTCGGACAATTACTCGAACTCGAAGGGTTTAAACTCACCCTAGCCTACGATGGCAAGCAAGGCTTAGAACTGGCCCTCGCGGGGGATTACGATCTGATCTTACTCGACGTGATGCTGCCTAAATTAAACGGTTTTGAAGTGCTACGCGCCCTGCGCCAACACAAACAAACTCCGGTGTTGATGCTCACAGCCAGAGGCGATGAGATTGACCGAGTGGTAGGGCTTGAGATCGGTGCAGATGATTATTTACCTAAGCCCTTCAATGACAGGGAGCTTATCGCCCGTATTCGCGCCATCATTCGCCGCTCGCACTTAACCGCCCAAGAAATCCATGCCACACCGGCGCAAGAGTTTGGTGATTTACGCTTAGATCCCTCACGCCAAGAGGCTTACTGCAATGAGCAACTCATCATACTCACAGGGACTGAGTTTACCCTGCTGCACACACTGGCACTGCATGCGGGAGAGTTGATGAATAAAGAAGAGCTCAATGAAATTGTGCTCGGCAAAAAACTCATGCCCTTCGATCGCAGCCTAGATATGCACCTGTCGAATCTACGCAAAAAGCTCCCCGAGCGTAGCGATGGCAGACCTAGGGTGAAAACCATCCGTGGCAAAGGCTATATCTGGCTACCATAA
- a CDS encoding ATP-binding protein, which translates to MPNRLFIKLLLGFWICSSLIIALVGLLPLLQQNHDRAPIPPHMQKMLATVAQRIQANPELIKSDFLRRWERRGDMEGKPLRLYLANSQGQVINTSRVSRGVRSFMLMTDEEKQPISHQFKDELVFGPYQFSLEGETYYLYGRLPDIHPRPWFFFFIENKLLTLSLAIVLSGLLCAILAWHLGKPLSSLKKSADALAEGDLSNRVDKATTQRNDEIGQLATAFNSMADSIEAMVKNQQRLMGDISHELRTPLTRLQLSLALARKKGQQTTETDRIAYEAEQLEKLIAELLELSRVKLSTNETKVRLGLAESLSQVLDDAEFEADQQGKKITIDIDEAIELSHYPKSLSRAIENLLRNAIRYAQSDIHLRANQTNGQVQITIKDDGPGIDPAELEAIFKPFYRPDSARQRESGGWGLGLAITEAAISAHKGKIRAENRQPHGLEVNISLPT; encoded by the coding sequence GTGCCTAATCGTTTATTTATCAAATTACTGCTCGGATTTTGGATCTGTAGCTCGCTGATTATCGCTTTAGTCGGCTTGCTGCCTTTGCTGCAGCAAAATCACGACCGCGCGCCTATCCCACCCCATATGCAAAAAATGCTCGCGACCGTAGCTCAGCGAATTCAAGCCAACCCTGAGCTGATAAAGTCCGATTTTCTGCGCCGCTGGGAAAGGCGTGGCGATATGGAAGGCAAGCCCCTGCGACTCTATCTAGCGAACAGCCAAGGCCAAGTGATTAACACCAGCCGAGTGAGCCGTGGCGTACGCAGTTTTATGCTGATGACAGATGAGGAAAAGCAACCCATTAGTCATCAATTTAAAGATGAGCTAGTGTTTGGCCCCTATCAATTTAGCCTCGAAGGCGAAACCTATTACCTCTATGGTCGCTTGCCGGATATTCACCCTCGCCCATGGTTTTTCTTCTTTATCGAAAATAAGCTGCTCACCCTAAGTCTAGCCATAGTGCTCTCGGGATTACTGTGCGCCATTCTCGCATGGCATTTAGGTAAGCCATTAAGCTCACTAAAGAAAAGTGCCGATGCCCTCGCCGAAGGCGACCTCAGTAACCGTGTCGATAAGGCGACCACTCAACGTAACGATGAAATCGGCCAACTCGCCACCGCGTTTAATAGCATGGCGGACTCGATTGAGGCCATGGTGAAAAATCAGCAACGTTTGATGGGGGACATTTCCCACGAACTGCGCACCCCACTGACCCGGCTACAATTGTCACTGGCATTGGCCCGCAAGAAAGGCCAACAGACTACGGAAACCGACCGTATCGCCTACGAGGCCGAGCAATTAGAAAAATTGATCGCAGAGCTGCTGGAGTTATCGCGGGTCAAACTCAGCACCAATGAAACTAAAGTGCGCCTCGGATTAGCCGAGTCCCTCAGCCAAGTGCTAGATGACGCCGAGTTTGAGGCCGATCAACAGGGTAAAAAGATCACTATCGACATCGATGAAGCCATCGAGCTCAGCCATTATCCTAAATCCCTGTCCCGTGCGATAGAAAACCTACTGCGCAACGCCATTCGTTATGCCCAGAGCGATATCCACCTACGCGCGAACCAAACCAACGGCCAAGTACAGATCACCATTAAAGATGATGGCCCGGGAATAGACCCTGCTGAGCTTGAAGCGATTTTCAAACCCTTCTATCGCCCCGATTCGGCAAGGCAGCGGGAAAGCGGTGGCTGGGGCCTAGGACTCGCCATTACCGAAGCGGCCATTAGCGCCCATAAAGGTAAAATCAGAGCCGAGAATCGTCAGCCCCACGGCCTCGAGGTCAATATCAGTTTACCGACCTAA
- the exaC gene encoding acetaldehyde dehydrogenase ExaC: MIYAQPGTAGAIINFKEKYANFIGGKWVAPVNGEYFDNRSPVNGQNFCKIPRSDYRDIELALDAAHAAKDAWGKTSVTERANLLLRIADRVEQNLEYLAVAETWENGKAVRETLNADLPLFVDHFRYFAGCIRAQEGSAADIDGNTVSYHFPEPLGVVGQIIPWNFPLLMAAWKIAPALAAGNCVVLKPAEQTPVSILVLLELIEDLLPPGILNVVNGFGAEAGQALATSKRIAKLAFTGSTEVGYHILKCAAESLIPSTVELGGKSPNLYFADVMDHEDEYLDKAVEGMLLAFFNQGEVCTCPSRVLIQESIYDRFIEKVLARAQTIKQGNPLDTATQVGAQASQEQFDKILSYLAIGKDEGAQVLLGGSLCQLEGEQSKGYYISPTIMKGHNKMRIFQEEIFGPVISVTTFKDEAEALAIANDTEYGLGAGVWTRDMNRAQRLGRGIQAGRVWINCYHAYPAHAAFGGYKKSGIGRETHKMMLNHYQNTKNLLVSYDINPLGFF; encoded by the coding sequence ATGATCTATGCTCAACCTGGAACCGCTGGTGCCATCATTAACTTTAAAGAAAAATACGCCAACTTTATCGGTGGTAAATGGGTCGCCCCAGTCAACGGCGAATACTTCGATAATCGCTCCCCCGTCAATGGTCAAAACTTCTGTAAAATTCCCCGCTCTGACTACCGCGATATCGAACTGGCGCTCGATGCCGCCCACGCCGCTAAGGACGCTTGGGGAAAAACCTCGGTCACCGAGCGTGCGAATTTACTGCTGCGTATCGCCGATCGCGTTGAGCAAAATCTCGAATACTTAGCCGTTGCCGAAACCTGGGAAAACGGCAAAGCGGTGCGCGAAACTCTCAATGCCGACTTGCCTCTGTTTGTCGACCACTTCCGTTACTTTGCCGGCTGTATTCGAGCACAGGAAGGTAGCGCCGCGGACATCGATGGCAATACCGTCAGCTACCACTTCCCAGAGCCATTGGGTGTCGTCGGGCAAATCATTCCATGGAACTTCCCGCTGTTGATGGCAGCATGGAAAATCGCCCCCGCGCTCGCCGCAGGCAACTGCGTGGTACTCAAACCCGCCGAGCAAACGCCGGTATCTATCCTTGTACTACTCGAACTGATTGAAGATCTGCTGCCGCCCGGCATCCTCAACGTCGTCAACGGTTTTGGCGCCGAAGCGGGCCAAGCCCTCGCCACCAGCAAACGCATCGCTAAACTGGCCTTTACCGGCTCCACCGAAGTCGGTTACCACATCTTAAAATGTGCTGCCGAATCACTGATCCCATCGACAGTCGAACTCGGCGGTAAATCGCCTAACCTGTATTTCGCCGATGTGATGGACCACGAAGACGAGTATTTAGATAAGGCCGTCGAAGGCATGTTGCTGGCCTTCTTCAACCAAGGCGAAGTCTGTACTTGCCCATCAAGGGTGCTGATCCAAGAGTCAATTTACGATCGCTTTATCGAAAAAGTGCTCGCCCGTGCGCAAACCATCAAGCAAGGCAACCCGCTGGATACCGCCACCCAAGTAGGCGCACAGGCCTCCCAAGAACAGTTCGATAAGATTTTAAGCTATCTCGCGATTGGTAAAGATGAAGGCGCGCAGGTGCTCTTAGGCGGCTCACTCTGCCAACTTGAAGGCGAGCAAAGCAAAGGCTATTACATCAGCCCAACGATCATGAAAGGCCATAATAAGATGCGGATTTTCCAAGAGGAAATCTTCGGTCCGGTTATTTCGGTCACCACCTTCAAGGATGAAGCCGAAGCCTTAGCAATTGCCAACGATACCGAATACGGCCTTGGTGCTGGTGTATGGACTCGGGACATGAACCGCGCCCAGCGTCTAGGTCGAGGCATTCAAGCGGGTCGCGTTTGGATTAACTGCTACCACGCCTATCCTGCCCATGCGGCCTTTGGCGGATATAAGAAGTCAGGCATCGGCCGTGAAACCCACAAGATGATGCTCAATCACTATCAAAACACCAAAAACCTATTGGTGAGTTACGATATCAATCCGCTCGGGTTCTTCTAA
- a CDS encoding SDR family NAD(P)-dependent oxidoreductase, producing the protein MNTTPIALITGASRGLGKNAALTLAAQGVDIILTYQSNAAAAAEVVAEIEWHGRKAVALPLDVGDSKSFSDFSQRVKTALEQTWQRDSFNYLVNNAGIGIHVPMAETSMEQFDTLMNIHVKGPFFLTQALLPLLADNGSIINVSTGLTRFAVPGFGAYATMKGAVETMTKYWAKELGPRGIRVNVLAPGAIETDFGGGAVRDNRQMNEFLAQQTALGRVGLPEDIGGAISVLLSPAATWINAQRIEASGGMFL; encoded by the coding sequence ATGAACACAACTCCCATCGCGCTGATCACAGGTGCAAGTCGTGGCTTAGGTAAAAATGCGGCCCTGACCTTAGCCGCACAAGGTGTTGATATTATTCTAACTTACCAAAGTAATGCCGCTGCGGCCGCCGAGGTGGTTGCGGAAATTGAATGGCACGGACGCAAGGCTGTCGCGTTACCGTTAGATGTGGGTGATAGCAAGTCCTTTAGTGATTTTTCTCAACGCGTTAAAACCGCACTCGAACAGACTTGGCAACGGGATAGTTTTAACTATCTAGTTAATAATGCAGGGATTGGTATTCATGTGCCCATGGCTGAAACCAGTATGGAGCAGTTCGATACTTTGATGAATATTCATGTCAAAGGGCCTTTCTTCTTAACTCAGGCGTTGCTGCCTCTGCTTGCCGATAATGGCAGTATTATCAATGTCTCTACGGGGTTAACGCGCTTTGCTGTTCCGGGATTTGGTGCCTACGCCACTATGAAAGGCGCGGTCGAAACCATGACCAAGTATTGGGCGAAGGAGCTTGGTCCACGCGGTATTCGCGTTAATGTGCTGGCTCCCGGTGCAATCGAAACGGACTTTGGTGGTGGTGCCGTCCGGGATAACCGACAGATGAATGAGTTTTTAGCGCAGCAAACGGCGTTGGGGCGGGTGGGATTACCCGAGGATATTGGCGGTGCAATCAGTGTCTTGTTGTCACCCGCTGCGACGTGGATAAACGCGCAACGTATCGAGGCATCTGGCGGTATGTTCTTATAG
- a CDS encoding LysR family transcriptional regulator, with translation MQDRLQAMQIFMRVAELESFTQASISLGLSKTHVSNVVAQFETALGARLLQRTTRTVRLTQDGISCYERCKNLLTDYQELESLFQLQAAQVSGRLRVDMSTGIARNLVLPHLPDFIEQYPQIELELSSTDRKVDIVAEGFDCVIRVGSVQQEGVIAKKIGHFKMLNCVSPSYIEKYGKPSNIEELSQGHKLIHYVGQLGGSDSGFEYLSQDNHELCALALPKLITVNNADAYSAACLAGLGIIQAPNIGVAKYLQTGELIEILPDYPAPSMPVSLLYPHRRHLSKRLQVFMAWLTELLTPFLVSR, from the coding sequence ATGCAAGATAGACTACAAGCCATGCAAATTTTTATGCGGGTGGCTGAATTAGAGAGTTTTACTCAAGCCAGTATCAGCCTAGGTCTGTCGAAAACCCATGTATCGAATGTCGTAGCCCAGTTCGAAACCGCGTTAGGCGCACGTTTACTTCAACGTACCACTCGCACAGTACGCCTCACTCAAGATGGTATAAGCTGTTATGAGCGCTGCAAAAACTTGCTCACCGACTATCAAGAATTAGAAAGCCTTTTCCAGCTGCAGGCGGCGCAAGTTTCGGGTCGCTTAAGAGTCGATATGTCCACGGGGATTGCACGAAACTTAGTGCTTCCCCATCTTCCTGACTTTATTGAGCAATATCCCCAAATTGAGTTGGAGCTAAGCAGTACCGACCGCAAGGTCGATATCGTCGCCGAAGGTTTTGACTGCGTGATCCGCGTTGGCAGCGTGCAGCAAGAAGGCGTTATCGCTAAGAAGATTGGCCACTTTAAGATGCTGAACTGCGTTAGCCCAAGCTATATCGAAAAATACGGTAAACCATCGAATATAGAAGAGCTTAGCCAAGGGCATAAGCTTATTCATTACGTAGGCCAATTAGGCGGCAGCGATTCAGGATTTGAGTATCTAAGCCAAGATAATCACGAACTCTGCGCCCTAGCCTTACCTAAGCTAATCACAGTCAATAATGCCGATGCCTACAGCGCGGCCTGTCTGGCGGGTTTAGGGATTATTCAAGCGCCGAATATTGGGGTGGCAAAATATCTCCAAACTGGCGAACTGATAGAGATCTTGCCAGATTACCCAGCGCCCTCAATGCCAGTGAGCTTGCTCTATCCCCATAGACGCCATCTTTCAAAGCGTCTTCAGGTATTTATGGCTTGGTTGACCGAGTTACTAACGCCTTTTTTAGTATCACGTTAA
- a CDS encoding ribosomal maturation YjgA family protein: MPVHLFSRQPDRKSFLIYAVLLFIIEVLIARFVPSGFIRGFVGDVLVVILLFCMARTLVPVVNAKGESINQFWHTPWLALAVLLFAFGIEFGQYWGLVDKLGLGGNRLARIVIGSHFDPLDLLAYFVGYLILMGLYWKRN; encoded by the coding sequence ATGCCAGTCCATCTTTTTAGTCGTCAGCCCGATCGAAAATCTTTTTTAATTTATGCGGTGCTGCTGTTTATCATCGAAGTGTTGATCGCGCGTTTTGTGCCTTCGGGGTTTATTCGCGGTTTTGTCGGTGACGTGTTAGTGGTGATCCTGTTGTTTTGTATGGCGCGCACGCTAGTGCCCGTGGTGAATGCAAAAGGGGAGTCAATCAATCAGTTTTGGCACACACCATGGTTGGCGCTGGCTGTGCTGCTGTTTGCCTTCGGTATCGAATTTGGCCAGTATTGGGGCTTAGTGGACAAGCTGGGGTTGGGCGGAAATCGTTTGGCGCGAATCGTGATTGGTAGCCATTTCGACCCACTCGACTTGCTGGCGTATTTTGTGGGATACCTGATATTGATGGGCTTGTATTGGAAGCGAAATTAG